AGGGTCTGATCGCCACTATTTTGGATGGTGAAGGTCTTCGTGTCGGTGCTGCCCACGGCCACATCGCCATAGGCGAGGGTTGTAGGATTGACCAGGATCACGGGGCCAGACTGGTTGGGTTGCAGGGTCAGTTTGAGGTTGGGGCGGTAAGAGGAAGTGCTGCCGCCGGTAAAGAGGTTGGTCTGATCAGAATTGTCGCTGCGCACATAGCGGTAACCGTTGGTCACAGATGTGTGCTGCGTTGTACCGGATGACGAATAAGCCCCAATGAGCCTGAAGGCGGTGTCCACCACGATGTTGTCATTGCCGTTCCAGGTGAAGGGGGTATCCAGTGTCAGCATGTTCCAGCCGGTGACTGTAGGTTGGTAAGAGGTGGAATTCCAGACGGTGCTGAGCCCGGTTGATATCCAACTGGAAACGTCGGTGGCGCTGGTATGCCCCATACGGATAATGTAGTTGGGCATGGCCAGGGTGGGCAGACCGGTAACATAGAAGCCGATGTCGGTGATGTCGATGGGTCCGAACACACCTGCAGCGTTGAGTTCAGCCTTTGTGTACACCGCTTGTCCGTGTAAGCTCTGATAATAAACGTTGATGGGGCAGGCATCTCTGGTGCTGTTGGAACCGGTTCCATCGCCGATGATCACTGAGTTATCTGGTGTGGCCTGGACTGTTTCGGTAGGCTCTGCGTCTTCACCTGAATAGGTGGCCACCACATAGTAGGAGTAGGTTGTGCCGTTCACAACTGCGTTGTCGGTGTAAGTAAGCCCCGTCGCGGTGGTGAGCAGGTTGCCGTTACGGTAGATTTTGTAACCGGTGGGGATTCCACTTATAGGCTCGCTCCAGTTTAGTATCACCAAACCATTTCCGCCCACCGCGGTCAGATTACGGGCGGGATAGAGCCCGGCAGGGACGTAGGCTTGCAATTTCAGGTTGGGCAGATTGTTGGAAGCCGTAAGTGATATGGGCTGGGATGAATCGCTTCTGTTTTGGCGGGCTTGGGTGGCAGTAGTGGTGGAATATGTCCAGAAGGGGTAATTAGAAATATAGCTCTGATTGCCCTTGATGGTGAGTATGGCCAGGTTGGAAGTTCCGTTGTAGGCAAAGAGGTTGTCCAGTTCCACTTCCATCCAGCCGGAGGTATCAGTGTTCGGGAAGGTTCCGCTAAAGACCAGAGTGTAGCCGTCTGTGCTGTAGTCGCCGCTGGACAGGCTGGACTCGCTGGTGTGCTTCATATAGATGCTGACAGCCTCGATGGGATTTACATCGGTGCCGCTGCCCTTGTGGAAGCCCAGATACCTGATGTTGCAGGCGGTGCCGATCTGAGAAGCCAGATAGATCGCCTCATGGCTGGAGTAGTTCCAATAACGGTTAATGGGGTAAGGCTGGGTTTCGCTGCCAGTTCCTATGATGATGGTAGAGAGGGGATTGGTGGTGGGGAAGCCTGTTACTGTGTTCGAGGGGTCGGATTCCTCAGAGCCGTAGATGGCTGTTACGTAATACTCATAGCTGGTTTCGTTCACCACGTTTGTATCAGAGTAATTCAATCCGTTGGTGCTGGCCAGATAGCTGCCATCGCGGTAAACCCTATAGCTGCTTGGAGTTCCGGTGGCAGGGGCCTGCCAGTTGAGGTTCACTACCGCGTTGCCGGAAGTGGCAGTCAGGTTTTGAGGCGGGGCATAGTAGGTTCCCATCGGCGGGAAGATGATGTGATCCAGCCAGGCGCAGTCGCTGCCATTGGCCCAGGAACTGTCTTTGGAGTAGGTCCAGGCCAGGGTGTGGCTGCCGGAGGTCAATGGATAGGAAGCCTCTGCCCAGCCTGCGGAACCGGACCACTCGCCCTGCTTTACGCCATCGACGTAGAAACGCAGAAAGTCATAGTTGCTCTCGGAGGATACCTTGTACCAGAAACTGAGATTGCCCGCGCTGCTGACCACCACAGGCAGGCTGAGGGTAGTGCTGCTGCTGTTGCCGATAGCGCCGGACCTGGCGGCATAGGTGCCGGAAAAGACCTCTGAGCTTTGCACCGTCCAGGGCACGGAGCTGTTGTTTATCCAGGGATACAAAGTAAAGTTTCCGGTCTCGAAACCCTCATCCGGAGGGGCCAGCAGGGTGACCGTGATGCTGCGGGTGGCGGTGTTTCCGCTATTGTCGGTGGCGATTACCTTGATGCTATGGGGGCCGCCGGCATATCCAACGGTGTTCCAAACCCAGGAATAGGGGCTGGAAGTATCGGTGCTTTTCAACACGTCGTCGATATAGAAGGCCACGCTGGTGATGTAGCCATCAGTATCGGAGGCAGTTGCGGTGATGGTGATGCTGCTGTTGAGGTCATGCACCGAACCACTGGCCGGGGCGGTGATGGAAACCGAAGGCAGGGGGGGGTCGGTGGCCAGCAAAGCCTGGTAGGCATTGATGCGCCCGCTGCCCAGTTGGCCAATGTAGCTTTGGTTCACGGCGTAATGATCGTCAGCGGTGGATTCCAGGATGTTCTCCACGTCGGCGCTGCTGAGGGTGCGGCCGTTGCGGTGGGCATAGGAGACAACCAAAG
The DNA window shown above is from Candidatus Cloacimonadota bacterium and carries:
- a CDS encoding S8 family serine peptidase, with the translated sequence ATTHNDTKAWYSNYDTWVDVSAPGGETNSVTSQGVLSCWSGSNYGFYQGTSMACPHASGVAALVVSYAHRNGRTLSSADVENILESTADDHYAVNQSYIGQLGSGRINAYQALLATDPPLPSVSITAPASGSVHDLNSSITITATASDTDGYITSVAFYIDDVLKSTDTSSPYSWVWNTVGYAGGPHSIKVIATDNSGNTATRSITVTLLAPPDEGFETGNFTLYPWINNSSVPWTVQSSEVFSGTYAARSGAIGNSSSTTLSLPVVVSSAGNLSFWYKVSSESNYDFLRFYVDGVKQGEWSGSAGWAEASYPLTSGSHTLAWTYSKDSSWANGSDCAWLDHIIFPPMGTYYAPPQNLTATSGNAVVNLNWQAPATGTPSSYRVYRDGSYLASTNGLNYSDTNVVNETSYEYYVTAIYGSEESDPSNTVTGFPTTNPLSTIIIGTGSETQPYPINRYWNYSSHEAIYLASQIGTACNIRYLGFHKGSGTDVNPIEAVSIYMKHTSESSLSSGDYSTDGYTLVFSGTFPNTDTSGWMEVELDNLFAYNGTSNLAILTIKGNQSYISNYPFWTYSTTTATQARQNRSDSSQPISLTASNNLPNLKLQAYVPAGLYPARNLTAVGGNGLVILNWSEPISGIPTGYKIYRNGNLLTTATGLTYTDNAVVNGTTYSYYVVATYSGEDAEPTETVQATPDNSVIIGDGTGSNSTRDACPINVYYQSLHGQAVYTKAELNAAGVFGPIDITDIGFYVTGLPTLAMPNYIIRMGHTSATDVSSWISTGLSTVWNSTSYQPTVTGWNMLTLDTPFTWNGNDNIVVDTAFRLIGAYSSSGTTQHTSVTNGYRYVRSDNSDQTNLFTGGSTSSYRPNLKLTLQPNQSGPVILVNPTTLAYGDVAVGSTDTKTFTIQNSGDQTL